The following coding sequences lie in one Musa acuminata AAA Group cultivar baxijiao chromosome BXJ1-8, Cavendish_Baxijiao_AAA, whole genome shotgun sequence genomic window:
- the LOC135680615 gene encoding pre-rRNA-processing protein TSR2-like, translating into MDSAGGGPGDEGPHGVLSPQSLSVLGEGISLVFSRWTALQMAVENAWGGKDSRSNSEELASTILSWFSQSKGPLYIDDLENLLEENMEALFNTEIEDGSIEEVAEELMIMHEACLEGNYESIEKLRRSGPVVSAVSQSKRVVDDNSEYESSDEEASEMMVDEPMPHEMVVEKPKQKQMADEDGWSTVTSRKNRGKK; encoded by the exons ATGGACTCTGCGGGCGGAGGGCCAGGCGACGAAGGGCCTCACGGGGTACTCTCTCCGCAATCTTTGTCCGTGCTGGGCGAAGGGATCTCCCTCGTGTTCTCTCGCTGGACGGCGCTCCAGATGGCGGTGGAGAACGCGTGGGGCGGGAAAGACTCCCGCAGCAATTCCGAGGAGCTCGCCTCCACCATCCTCTCCTGGTTCTCCCAATCTAAAG GACCACTTTATATTGATGATCTGGAAAATCTGCTTGAGGAGAACATGGAAGCTTTGTTCAATACAGAGATCGAGGATGGTAGCATTGAGGAG GTTGCTGAAGAATTAATGATTATGCATGAAGCTTGTCTTGAAGGCAATTATGAATCAATTGAAAAGCTGAGGAGGTCTGGCCCTGTTGTTAGTGCTGTTTCTCAGAGCAAAAGG GTGGTTGATGACAATAGTGAATATGAGAGTTCAGATGAAGAAGCATCAGAAATGATGGTTGATGAGCCAATGCCACATGAAATGGTTGTGGAAAAGCCAAAGCAGAAACAAATGGCAGATGAAGATGGATGGTCCACAGTTACTTCCAGGAAAAACAGGGGTAAGAAGTAA
- the LOC103993971 gene encoding small ribosomal subunit protein uS13z/uS13y/uS13x yields MSLVANEDFQHILRVLNTNVDGKQKIMFALTSIKGIGRRFANIVCKKADVDMNKRAGELSAAELENLMTVVANPRQFKIPDWFLNRKKDYKDGRYSQIVSNSLDMKLRDDLERLKKIRNHRGLRHFWGLRVRGQHTKTTGRRGKTVGVSKKR; encoded by the exons ATG TCTCTGGTCGCGAACGAGGACTTCCAACACATTCTTCGTGTCCTCAACACCAACGTAGATGGGAAGCAGAAGATCATGTTCGCCCTCACCTCCATCAAGGGTATCGGTCGCCGGTTCGCCAACATCGTGTGCAAGAAGGCCGACGTCGACATGAACAAAAG GGCTGGAGAGCTCTCCGCTGCCGAGCTTGAGAATCTTATGACTGTTGTTGCTAATCCACGGCAGTTCAAGATTCCAGATTGGTTTCTGAACAGAAAGAAGGACTACAAGGATGGCAGATATTCCCAGATTGTTTCAAATTCTCTGGACATGAAGCTTAGAGATGATCTGGAGCGCCTGAAAAAGATAAG GAACCACCGCGGTCTCCGTCACTTTTGGGGTCTTCGAGTCCGTGGTCAGCACACAAAGACCACTGGCAGAAGGGGAAAGACGGTTGGTGTGTCGAAGAAGCGATGA